In Erigeron canadensis isolate Cc75 chromosome 8, C_canadensis_v1, whole genome shotgun sequence, the DNA window CCCACAAAAATGAATAGGGAGAATAAATCAAAACAACCCAGTTACTCAAATCTACCCAAAAAACGCAGAAACCCAACTCCTTAGTtgtatgttttacttgtttttgtgtgttagaataaaattatgtgttttaagttgtattagttttaatttattaaataaaatgttttagttttaaaaataaatagaaatgaaattaaatagaaaagggtggggaggggagagGTGGCAAGGTGCTCCTAACAATCGGGGAGGGAagaggaggagaagaaaaatcaagGAGAGGAGGGGAGGAGTGGACAAGCTCTCCCCCACCCTTATGAAGTATATTTAGTGGGGAAAAAATGACCtaaaacaaataagtaaataccaCAACAAACAGTAAAATCACCATCATAAACCACCACACTTAAACAGTATTTTGTCCAGTTATTTGTTTATTCCAAATTACTTTGTGACATCTtctcttttaataaaattaacatcAAAATTAACTGACTTTTTTTCGGATGCAATCATATAACGTTAAATCACCTCTGTTATCGGGCATTATTGTGGTTatcaaatgtttttaaaatttctagtaaacaaaacaaaattaatagaTTAAAAATTACACGACACAAACACATTACGTAAGATACCAAATTAGATATTCAACTTATTATTATTGCATTGTCGTATTTTTTAGATTGTCATCTTCTAAAGTTTTAAATTTCACAGTGAAAATTCATGAGAGAATGAAAACACTTTTGTTTGTTGACTCTTCATCATAATGACATCATATATAAAGAActtttattggttcatcttTATAAATTTGTAAACGAACATGTCGAACTTAAACTCTTAAAGTTCTCTGCAGACGTTTTCGCATAGATAAACGTATATGAGTATAAAAATTTCATACAATGGAATATCATGATGTATATTGTTACATAAAAGGACGGGTCGAAATTGTCACCTCAAATTTCCATAGACAATGTCTTatgattaatcatttaattGAATGGTCACATATGTCCATATATACGTAGGTTTTGGTTttagtaaaataaatattaaaactaaacaaataaaatatattttttgtcatAACTGAAAATAGTTGTGCATCATAAAAAATCTTCTTGCAACAGCGTATAATACTTGtgttatatgaatatttgtgCATCCAATTTATCATAATCTAGTGACctaatattaatattagattATGTGTTCCATATGACCGTATGTAATATTGCAATCAAAAATGCAGAGGCAGATCCACCTTTGAGCGAGGTGGTCCCAAGCCCACCTTCAAGTTAGcccattaactattaaatttttatatatatatgtcacatATCCGAGTCTAAGCATAGAAGATCATATGTTTTAAAGATCTCATCCAATTTTTTGCTACATACTAATATTGGATATCATTGTACGACataatgttttcattttttatttttttacaatccATTGAAGTATATTGTCATTGTTAATGTTTGGCGTTGTTTGTGAGAATTTTATGAAATGCCCCTAATGAAAAAAGAATTCTGGATCCTGCAAAAATGTATTACTTTATGAATGCTAGTAAAATGTTGTTATGGTGCATACATAAACAGGTTTGAAGTTTCGTGAGATTTGGGAGCCATGGCTGCAGCCAGGCTCACCCTGCATGTGGGAAAGTGCCAGCATCATTCTCCAGCTCGGCTTCTTGGCAGTTCTGTTAATCGGCATTGTGAAAAGACTCATTGAGTCATGGTCCTTCCACGAAACAAAAGTCAAGAGCCATGAAACATACCCAACCAACATCAAGATCGGTCTCTTTTATAAATCGAGTCTAGCCTGCTCCATTCTTGTACTTGGAACACATATGATGATGCCATTGACCTTAAAAACTAGAAATGAAGCACATTGCAAACTACAAATCGTGATTTTGTCATCTGAAATCATGCAAATTGTGTCATGGGTCATGACCTTGGTTGCATTATACATGATCCCAAAACATAGAAATGTCAAGTTTCCATGGATTTTAAGAGTCTGGTGGCTTTGCACTTTCTTGTTAGCGGTTTCTAGGTCAACTCTAGATGTCCACTTTCTAGTTTCTCATCATGAACACCCACGACTACCCGAATACATTGACTTAATTGCACTTCTAGCCTCGGCTTTCTTATTATTTCTGGCCATAAAAGGAAAAACAGACATAGCCCTGACTGACCAAAATCCAATCACCCAACCATTTCTAGACAGAAACCCAAACCCAAAAGACCATTTAGAATCAAAAAGAGAATGCCCATATGGAAAAGCTTCAGTTTTTCAACTTGTTACGTTTTCTTGGCTCAACCCGCTGTTTGTGGCTGGAAACAAGAAACCACTTGACCAAGATGAAGTCCCGGATGTTGATACCATTGATTCTGGTCGCTTTACATCAGAATCATTCGATGAATGCTTGAGGAAAGTTGGAACCGAAAAGCCTTCTATCTACAAAGCAATCTATCTTTTCACAAGAAAGAAAATGGCAATCAATGCCCTTTTCGCCATTACAAGTGCTGCAGCATCATACGTAGGGCCATACCTTATCAGTGATTTGGTGAATTTTctgaatgaaaagaaaaacagaacTTTAACAAGCGGCTATCTTATTGCACTAGGATTCTTGGGTGCAAAATTCGTGGAGACAATAACACAACGACAATGGATCTTTGGTGCCCGTCAACTGGGACTTAGACTTAGGGCTGCTTTAATCTCTCATATATACAAAAAGGGGCTCGTGTTATCAAGCCGTTCATGCCAAACTCACACAAGTGGTGAAATTATCAACATTATGAGTGTGGACATCCAACGAATAACAGATTTCATGTGGTATATTAACACATTCTTTATGTTACCTATTCAAATCACATTAGCAATGGTTATTCTTCACATAAATCTTGGGATGGGGTCGTTTGTGGGACTAGCAGCAACGATGATATTAATGTCTGGCAACATACCTTTAACAAGAGTCCAGAAATGGTACCAATCGAAAATTATGGAGTCAAAGGATACACGAATGAAGTCAACTTCAGAAGTTTTACGAAACATAAAGACACTGAAACTACAAGCCTGGGATACTCACTATCTTAAAAAACTCGAAGGTTTCAGGAAGGTTGAGTATGATTGGCTCTGGAAATCACTTAAACTGAACGCTTTTGTAGCATTTGTTTTCTGGGGTGCGCCAACGTTTATCTCTGTGCTGACTTTTGGAGGCTGTGTTTTGATGGGTATCCCACTCACAGCTGGGAGAGTTCTTTCTGCTTTAGCTACATTTCGGATGTTACAAGATCCTATCTTTAATCTACCTGATTTACTAAACGTAATTGCACAAGGGAAAGTGTCTGCAGATCGTGTGGCTTCTTACCTCCAAGAAGAAGAGATTCAGACAGATACGGTTGAATTTATTCCTAGAAATCAAACAGAATTTGATGTAATGATTGAAAACGGAAGGTTCAGCTGGGACCCAGATTCAAGAACCCCAAATCTTGATCAGATAGAGCTACAAGTGAAAAGGGGAATGAAGGTAGCCATTTGTGGAACTGTTGGGTCTGGAAAATCAAGTCTTTTATCATGCATACTCGGTGAGATGCCCAAGTCATCAGGAACTGTGAAAATAAGCGGTTCAAAAGCTTATGTTCCTCAGTCTGCATGGATCTTGACAGGGAACATTAGAGAGAATATATTGTTTGGAAATGCTTATGATCAAATGAAGTATGACAAGACAATCAAAGCATGTGCCTTGAGTAAAGATTTTGAGCTTTTCTCTACTGGAGACCTGACAGAAATTGGGGAAAGAGGGATAAACATGAGTGGAGGCCAAAAGCAAAGGATTCAGATTGCCCGTGCAGTGTATGATGACGCTGATATATATCTCCTCGATGATCCCTTTAGTGCTGTAGACGCCCACACAGGAACCGAACTCTTTCAGGTTTGTAATATCTCACATTTAGATGTCTGCGGCACATGACAATACATATCAATTCTGGCAAATGATTTTTAGATAGACAAGCAATTTCTATTTATCAGCTTACAAATTAGTCCTTTACAAAATTCTGTTATTTCAGCAGGATTGCCAAATGTTAACATCTTACAAAAATCTGGTATACTACTGATATAATGCAGGAATGCCTTTTGGGGATACTCAAAGAGAAGACCGTACTCTACGTGACACATCAGGTTGAGTTTCTTCCAGCTGCAGACCTCATTCTAGTAAGCCAGACAgttttttatgaaatataataCAGAGGATCTTTTTGTAGTTACTATCTAAAATctaaatataaattcaaaacaGGTTATGCAAAATGGAAAAATTGCCCAATACGGAACATTTAAGGAACTTTTGAAACAAAACATAGGATTTGAAGTTCTTGTTGGAGCTCATAACCAAGCACTAGAATCGGTGCAAGCAGTTGAGAGTTCAAGCAGAGAAACCGATCCAACAACAATAGAAGAAGAACCAACTTTGATGACAGAACTAACACAAAAGCAAGATTCTGAGCATAATCTATGTGTAGACATCTCAGGAAAAGAAGGAAAGTTGGTTCATGAAGAAGAAAGGGAAAAAGGAAGCATAGGGAAAGATATCTATTGGTCTTATTTGACTTTAGCGAAAGGTGGTGTCCTAGTGCCTATTATACTTCTGGCTCAGTCATCTTTCCAACTTCTACAAATCGCTAGCAATTATTGGATGGCATGGGCATGTCCTACCGATTCAACTGAGATTGTGACAGGGATGGGATTCATTTTACTTGTTTATACACTATTGGCGTTTGGAAGTTCACTCTGCATATTAGTTCGTGCCTCACTTGTTGCTATAGCAGGCCTTCTAACTTCTGAAAAGCTTTTCAACAATATGTTGCGCAGCATTTTCCGTGCACCTATGGCTTTCTTTGACTCAACTCCAACCGGAAGAATCTTGAATCGGGTGAGTAACTTCATTATTATTCAACTTATAGCAGGCCTCATTAATATCTTTGTGTGTGGATAATAAGTTCTATTAATTCCAAACGCTTCTCTACATAGTTATATTTTATCATGGACCAAGTCCAGGGGATTGGatatgttgtaatatatattgttgacTTTAAATATACAACAGGCATCCACAGATCAAAGTGTTATAGATTTAGAAATGGCAAACCGAATAGGATGGTGTGCATTTTCAATGATTCAGCTTCTTGGAACGATGGCAGTAATGTCACAGGTAGCATGGGAAGTATTCGCCATCCTTGTTCCAGTGACAGCCATCTGCGTTTGGTATCAAGTAAGAAGATTTAttcaagtttaagttttaaaagttaaaggaATTTACACAGACAATCTATTCGTGATTTCAGAGGTATTACATACCAACTGCAAGAGAACTGGCACGTTTAGCAGGTATAGAGAGAGCTCCAATCCTTCACCATTTTGCGGAATCACTTACGGGTGCAGCAACTATTCGTGCTTTCCAACAACAGGACAGATTTATTGAGAAGAATCTTTGTCTCATTGACAATCATTCAAGACCATGGTTTCATAATGTGGCAGCAATCGAGTGGCTTTGTTTCAGGCTGAACCAGTTATCAAATTTCGTGTTCGCGTTTTCATTAGTCCTCCTAGTAACTCTTCCAGATGGAATCATTGATCCAAGTAAGTGGATAAACTTGTGCATTAGACATGAAAAATTCAGTGAATCTACTTATAAATGGGTTAATTCCGgttgttttttactttataaaggGTTGATTCGAAAAGTAGCTTAAACCAGAGTCAACGGGTTGAAAGTCGCCCGCAGAGTATCTTTTATACATATAGCCCATCATAACCattgtaattatttattttggagatcataattatttatattgacTATAAAAGAGACAACCCCTACTATAATCTGACCTATTTAATTTGAACTTATTTTATCTGTTATTGAACCAGATAATTAATGGAAAGtatttttgtttctattttGGCAGGCATTGCAGGATTAGCCGTAACTTATGGAATCAATTTGAACGTTCAGCAAGCTGCGGTGATATGGAATATATGCAATGCAGAAAACAAAATGATCTCAGTGGAAAGAGTTTTACAGTACTCAAAACTTACTAGTGAGGCACCACTAGTAATAGAAGACTCTCGACCATCAAATGAATGGCCAGAAAACGGAACAATCTCTTTTACCAATTTGCAGGTAACCCTATTCTACCTATGATAATGACAATTAAAGTTGGCAATTTCGACTCATTTGATTAATAGATTGGCCAACTTCAATTGTGTCTAACTTGTCATATGGGTCCAATACGCTGAAACGTTTCCATATTCCTTAGGCCACTTTGATTGCATACACAttcttaaatcattttattcaataGTTTAGATTGTTATTGTTTCTGTAAAACTATTCAAAAACATGCATCAAAATGACGCGTTTCAACCCAGACCCATAGGCCATATCAACTATTTTCCCAACCCGCCCATCTTGCCAACTCTAATCAAGATAAACTAACTCAATGCCAAAAATTAACTCAACAGGGCATGAAACTTACACAATTGCATCATTTGCAGATTCGATATGCAGATCATCTTCCATCTGTATTGAAAAACATTACCTGCACATTTCCAGGAAGAAAGAAAGTTGGTGTTGTTGGTAGAACCGGAAGTGGAAAGTCGACACTCATACAAGCAATTTTCAGAGTTGTAGAGCCTACTGAAGGGTTCATTACGATAGATGGGGTAGATATTTGTAAGATAGGCCTCCATGACTTGAGATCAAGACTTAGCATTATTCCTCAAGATCCCACTATGTTTGAAGGAACAGTTAGAGGAAACCTTGACCCCCTAAACCAATATCCTGATGCAGAAATCTGGGAGGTAAGTGCTACAATATAACAATGATCGTACGAAGGGTACAACATCAATATTCTAAGTTCAAATTCACAAGAATATCATTACCTTGAACCATTCTTGAACATGCTAAATTATTGACATCAGAGATTTCATTCAAAACCATAGCACTTATTCTTGACAGAACTTATATCTACACAACTTACTGTTATCTGCACAGGTGACCCTATCTAAAAATTCCAATATGTTGTTTCAGGCTTTGGACAAATGTCAACTTGGAGATATTGTTCGTGGAAAGGACGAGAAACTAGAATATCCAGGTGAGATAATTTGAgttttatatacatatgtattcaTATGAAAAGGTATGAAGAAACCAAAGTCGTTTTGCAGTGGTCGAGGGAGGAGAAAACTGGAGTGTTGGGCAAAGACAATTATTTTGTCTTGGTCGAGCATTACTTAAGAAAAGCAGcattcttgttcttgatgaagCAACGGCATCCATTGATTCTGCAACCGATGGAATTTTACAAAAGATTATTAGTGAAGAATTTAAAGAAAGAACTATTGTCACGATAGCACACAGAATCCACACGGTTATTGACAGTGATCTTGTTTTGGTGCTGAGTGATGGTAAGCATGATCACATACTATTTTTCCTTGACTTTGAATATATTTTAACGCCAAAGTCATAGGCATATAACTCCAGAttaataaatttcaaaagaGAAACGGTAacataaaacttcaaaaaaactGCTAAACTGGATATGCTCTAATGTTttatttacaaacaaattttcTCGTTTTTGTAAATGAAAAGTGTTGAATTTTGAGTATGACTCATCTGTTATCAAATAACAAAAGCTGAAATATATTAATGTGATTTTTAAACAGGAAAAGTAGCAGAGTTTGACTCACCTGCAAGGTTGTTAGAAAGGGAAAACTCGTTCTTTTCAAGACTCATCAAGGAGTACTCGAAGAGGTCAAACTTCGACAAAAAGTGAGCTAACTAATAGCCTGTACACCGAAAAGGGAGGG includes these proteins:
- the LOC122611269 gene encoding putative ABC transporter C family member 15 is translated as MLKSGTITGLKFREIWEPWLQPGSPCMWESASIILQLGFLAVLLIGIVKRLIESWSFHETKVKSHETYPTNIKIGLFYKSSLACSILVLGTHMMMPLTLKTRNEAHCKLQIVILSSEIMQIVSWVMTLVALYMIPKHRNVKFPWILRVWWLCTFLLAVSRSTLDVHFLVSHHEHPRLPEYIDLIALLASAFLLFLAIKGKTDIALTDQNPITQPFLDRNPNPKDHLESKRECPYGKASVFQLVTFSWLNPLFVAGNKKPLDQDEVPDVDTIDSGRFTSESFDECLRKVGTEKPSIYKAIYLFTRKKMAINALFAITSAAASYVGPYLISDLVNFLNEKKNRTLTSGYLIALGFLGAKFVETITQRQWIFGARQLGLRLRAALISHIYKKGLVLSSRSCQTHTSGEIINIMSVDIQRITDFMWYINTFFMLPIQITLAMVILHINLGMGSFVGLAATMILMSGNIPLTRVQKWYQSKIMESKDTRMKSTSEVLRNIKTLKLQAWDTHYLKKLEGFRKVEYDWLWKSLKLNAFVAFVFWGAPTFISVLTFGGCVLMGIPLTAGRVLSALATFRMLQDPIFNLPDLLNVIAQGKVSADRVASYLQEEEIQTDTVEFIPRNQTEFDVMIENGRFSWDPDSRTPNLDQIELQVKRGMKVAICGTVGSGKSSLLSCILGEMPKSSGTVKISGSKAYVPQSAWILTGNIRENILFGNAYDQMKYDKTIKACALSKDFELFSTGDLTEIGERGINMSGGQKQRIQIARAVYDDADIYLLDDPFSAVDAHTGTELFQECLLGILKEKTVLYVTHQVEFLPAADLILVMQNGKIAQYGTFKELLKQNIGFEVLVGAHNQALESVQAVESSSRETDPTTIEEEPTLMTELTQKQDSEHNLCVDISGKEGKLVHEEEREKGSIGKDIYWSYLTLAKGGVLVPIILLAQSSFQLLQIASNYWMAWACPTDSTEIVTGMGFILLVYTLLAFGSSLCILVRASLVAIAGLLTSEKLFNNMLRSIFRAPMAFFDSTPTGRILNRASTDQSVIDLEMANRIGWCAFSMIQLLGTMAVMSQVAWEVFAILVPVTAICVWYQRYYIPTARELARLAGIERAPILHHFAESLTGAATIRAFQQQDRFIEKNLCLIDNHSRPWFHNVAAIEWLCFRLNQLSNFVFAFSLVLLVTLPDGIIDPSIAGLAVTYGINLNVQQAAVIWNICNAENKMISVERVLQYSKLTSEAPLVIEDSRPSNEWPENGTISFTNLQIRYADHLPSVLKNITCTFPGRKKVGVVGRTGSGKSTLIQAIFRVVEPTEGFITIDGVDICKIGLHDLRSRLSIIPQDPTMFEGTVRGNLDPLNQYPDAEIWEALDKCQLGDIVRGKDEKLEYPVVEGGENWSVGQRQLFCLGRALLKKSSILVLDEATASIDSATDGILQKIISEEFKERTIVTIAHRIHTVIDSDLVLVLSDGKVAEFDSPARLLERENSFFSRLIKEYSKRSNFDKK